Proteins co-encoded in one Bubalus bubalis isolate 160015118507 breed Murrah chromosome 7, NDDB_SH_1, whole genome shotgun sequence genomic window:
- the LOC123334362 gene encoding small ubiquitin-related modifier 1-like, with the protein MTGQEAKTSTEDLGGKEGNSKSCQDSSDIHFKGKMMTQLKKLKESFYQRQDIPTNSLRLLFEDQRIADNHSPKGLGIKEGVIEVYQEHTGGHSTV; encoded by the exons ATGACTGGCCAGGAGGCAAAAACTTCAACGGAAGACTTAGGGGGG aaggaaggaaactcaAAGTCATGTCAGGATAGCAGTGACATTCACTTCAAAGGGAAAATGATGACACAACTCAAGAAACTCAAAGAATCATTCTACCAAAGACAGGAC ATCCCCACGAATTCACTCAGGCTTCTCTTTGAAGATCAGAGAATTGCTGATAATCACTCTCCAAAAGGACTGGGAATCAAGGAAGGTGTGATTGAAGTTTATCAGGAGCACACAGGGGGTCATTCAACCGTTtag